One window from the genome of Alnus glutinosa chromosome 13, dhAlnGlut1.1, whole genome shotgun sequence encodes:
- the LOC133854374 gene encoding uncharacterized protein LOC133854374 isoform X1: MDYDDNDFQSQNLHLAGEGSTKFPPVLRPYALPKFDFDDSLQGHLRFDSLVETEVFLGIESNEDNRWIEDFSRGGSGIEFSSSAAESCSIVRRNNVWSEATSSESVEMLLKSVGQEEIIPRQTVVKELDACDELGCLTKQMEPSLIHDDNILPKSGDVTDLQSTLPQDEIPENFSGLEGDILAERSHVEDTSQTQEDEFSADGRSGELDPNAVSVKSSLPVIEESPFADGKANDANRRGVDMLADEYLDDKAQEDSSASAMQVDNLVTCTLNKITSGNEVNDQDLQHQIDDISNMNSEEPQTGNVEQEVEFHVVSREAKMNDQNLDENVVESGTFHLESPLGSLPKIDSVKEGNAIENCTSNVVEPSSMLQNDDSDLHMVEQCREDVDSSIPAEPRKCDNVVLLKDDVDSSILAKPRKCDNVVLLKDTEVGDPFKVNTHEVTRLAFKGDTSNEGYAVQVSDPSAGICISMVPKMDAIVQLTHGQESNVEKDDLLQTSRQLDNKILVSKSEPSTTSMEENKVSEGEGDKNNNRHVGGISSVTLVCSSGELLGGTPQTGTLKVVLDVSGAPSENLIAESTQTCEEDKFCGQGDVHKCDKNVSFSEKESTILPSDSSNVDGVVGRSLIIGKGVGSSSFHEGIVGNELIVSKLQFDATIGNESASNANLENAKVVSCHTMDGVFLPSNDITTDGVIDGQEVQMTASVGELTHSDEKEPTATKTSSEARISTLMESSEVETESGPVSETEKDASHASAGKLLRENVDLSLSMTETRDAESQAEAQTIFAAEVYQQCARGMEVHAVICDIAAKVGGGEKAAPKVAEPILNNDMMLTQSVSLPLEESCRDTGQKDLEADDTTVSGDKNCRETAMPSTNSEVLKLHEDSFSSLLPKSQNMLCALGSGSTSGDPGKLTYSPNIIKTAELSQSENKKEEMNASTEEGLNRSTGQNASISEVIDVDASNVLSISGGPKGNCTSKDGRSFGFEISSLADSSRKDTGKNSQPFPSISTGNVTPVVLNSPSTSGLGQMEAKMSQDISYGCPQVSEGQITRGDSKSTHERKSKRQAGKATGKETAKRGNHAKETALTRQSERGDKSTNVSLSPSAIFQFVQSSEMQHYGHIEGSSTKPIFVLTASTSSLPDLNTSASPSTVFQQPFTDLQQVQLRAQIFVYGALIQGTVPEEAHMISAFGGPDGGKSIWENAWRACMGRLHGQKSHPITPETPLQSRSGVRTPEQAIKQSALQSKGIGSPLGRTSSKGIPTVVNSMIPLSSPLWSIPTPSCDALQSSVMPRGSVMDYQQVLTTLHPYQTPPVRNFVGHNTSWISQFPFRGPWMASPQTSAPDASTRVSVLPNTETIKSTPLKESSVLHSSGIKHISTGPVVHSGVPTSTSLLDPKEVTVSPGQNTKDPKSRRRKKTPVSEDLGQIVLQPQFQPEPVSTPALTSHLSTSVGIATPTGSASKATSEKMVISQSPISCTDNLKRVGEDVEQRATLSEETLSKVKEARLQAEHAAVLSAAAVSHSQEIWSQLEKQKISGLVSDVEAKLASAAVAIAAAAAVAKAAAAAANVASNAALQAKLMAEEALVANGYGNPSQGNGTSLPDSVNLLEKATPAAILKGENGTNSSNSIIIAAKEAVRKRVEAASAATKRAENMDAIVKAAELAAEAISQAGKIVAMGDPLPLRELVEAGPGGFWKVSRESFELVAKSNGTNREHLNNDSVGGGPDISTKNSKEGPADKKETQNTKYDKSSIPTEMPRESMEDQMRLVDGISATVTTNGKDSRGQKGRKVSDLAKTIGVVPESEIGARFSITVRNESEKAVETFKQNSIKEGSLVEVLKDTDGFKAAWFTAKVLNLEDGKACVSYNELQADDGEGQLKEWVALQGEGDKAPRIRIARPVTAVRYEGTRKRRRAAMGDYNWSVGDRVDAWIRDSWLEGVITEKISKDGTTLTVQLPAQGETSVVRAWDLRPSLIWNDGEWIELSNSREHDSASHEGDMPQEKRLKLGSPMVEARGKDKMLKSKDVVESGKPEESRLLDLSANDKIFNIGKDSRNENKPDALRTIRTGLQKEGSRVIFGIPKPGKKRKFMEVSKHYVADRSNKINEANDSVKFVKYMMPQGSGSRGWKSSSKGDLKEKRVAETKPRAFKSGKQQSVSSRTIPAKDNLLSAVSAPDDGALTDHLAKVKDSVSHLENASGKHNQSEIGSLSSTEVAAEGPILFSSLAPSSDGSLKKVSTSNAKSERVNKGKLAPAGGGKLARIEEDKVFNANPAKSTSEVVERRRSNRRIQPTSRLLEGLQSSLIISKIPSVSHDKGYKSQNRSGSRGNNHG, encoded by the exons ATGGATTATGATGACAATGATTTTCAAAGCCAGAATCTTCATTTAGCTGGAGAAGGAAGCACCAAATTTCCACCGGTTTTACGGCCATATGCTCTTCCCAAGTTTGATTTTGATGACAGCCTTCAGGGGCATTTAAGGTTTGATAGTTTGGTTGAAACAGAAGTTTTTCTTGGCATTGAAAGCAACGAAGATAACCGTTGGATTGAAGATTTCTCTCGGGGGGGTAGTGGGATAGAGTTCAGTTCAAGTGCAGCAGAATCTTGCTCTATAGTGAGGCGTAATAATGTTTGGTCTGAGGCCACTTCCTCAGAATCTGTTGAAATGCTATTGAAATCTGTTGGCCAGGAAGAAATTATTCCCAGACAAACTGTTGTTAAGGAGTTAGATGCATGTGATGAACTGGGTTGCTTAACAAAGCAAATGGAGCCTAGTCTGATACATGATGATAATATTCTTCCTAAATCAGGGGATGTTACAGATTTACAGTCTACATTACCGCAGGATGAGATTCCTGAAAACTTTTCTGGGTTAGAGGGTGATATACTGGCCGAGCGGTCTCATGTTGAAGATACTTCACAAACTCAGGAAGATGAGTTTTCTGCTGATGGAAGATCGGGTGAACTGGATCCTAATGCTGTCAGTGTAAAGAGTAGCTTACCTGTGATTGAGGAAAGTCCATTTGCTGATGGTAAAGCTAATGATGCAAATAGAAGAGGTGTTGATATGTTGGCTGATGAATATCTGGATGACAAAGCACAAGAAGATTCTTCTGCATCAGCGATGCAAGTTGATAATTTGGTTACCTGTACACTCAATAAAATTACAAGTGGCAATGAGGTGAATGATCAAGATCTCCAACATCAGATAGATGATATTAGCAATATGAACTCAGAGGAACCGCAAACAGGAAATGTTGAGCAGGAGGTGGAATTTCATGTGGTAAGCAGAGAGGCTAAAATGAATGATcaaaatttggatgaaaatgtAGTTGAAAGTGGTACCTTTCATTTAGAAAGCCCTCTTGGTTCGCTCCCAAAGATAGACTCTGTGAAAGAAGGAAATGCAATTGAAAATTGCACCAGTAATGTGGTGGAACCTTCTAGTATGTTACAGAATGATGATTCTGACTTGCATATGGTGGAACAATGCAGAGAGGATGTAGATTCCAGCATTCCTGCCGAGCCAAGGAAATGTGATAATGTGGTTTTGTTAAAAGATGATGTAGATTCCAGCATTCTTGCCAAGCCAAGGAAATGTGATAATGTGGTTTTGTTAAAAGACACAGAGGTTGGTGATCCATTTAAAGTAAATACACATGAGGTCACACGACTGGCCTTTAAGGGTGATACTAGTAATGAGGGATATGCAGTACAAGTTAGCGATCCCAGTGCTGGAATATGCATAAGCATGGTGCCAAAGATGGATGCCATTGTTCAGCTAACACATGGACAGGAAAGTAATGTTGAGAAGGATGATTTGTTACAAACTAGTCGCCAATTAGATAATAAGATTTTAGTAAGCAAATCTGAGCCATCCACGACGTCCATGGAGGAAAATAAGGTTTCTGAGGGTGAAGGCGACAAAAACAATAATCGTCATGTAGGAGGTATTTCTAGTGTGACTTTGGTGTGTTCTTCAGGTGAATTGCTTGGGGGAACACCTCAGACTGGAACTCTGAAAGTTGTCCTTGATGTTTCTGGAGCGCCTAGTGAGAATCTAATCGCTGAATCCACTCAAACATGTGAAGAAGATAAATTCTGTGGGCAGGGTGATGTTCATAAATGTGATAAAAATGTTTCATTTAGTGAAAAGGAGAGCACAATACTGCCTTCTGATTCTAGTAATGTGGATGGTGTGGTTGGTAGATCTCTTATCATCGGTAAGGGAGTGGGGAGCTCATCTTTTCATGAAGGTATTGTTGGAAATGAGTTAATAGTTTCAAAACTACAATTTGATGCAACTATTGGAAATGAATCAG caTCAAATGCTAACTTGGAAAATGCTAAGGTGGTATCCTGTCACACGATGGATGGTGTTTTCTTGCCTTCTAATGATATCACTACTGATGGAGTTATTGATGGCCAAGAGGTTCAAATGACAGCTTCTGTTGGGGAGCTTACTCACTCGGATGAAAAGGAGCCAACTGCAACCAAGACATCTTCAGAAGCAAGAATATCTACTTTGATGGAATCTTCAGAAGTGGAAACTGAATCAGGTCCTGTTTCTGAGACTGAAAAAGATGCATCTCATGCTTCTGCTGGAAAGCTGCTACGAGAAAATGTTGATCTATCTCTGTCAATGACAGAAACCCGTGATGCTGAAAGCCAGGCTGAAGCCCAAACAATATTTGCTGCTGAAGTTTACCAGCAATGCGCGAGGGGGATGGAAGTGCATGCTGTTATTTGTGATATAGCAGCAAAAGTGGGGGGTGGTGAAAAGGCAGCCCCAAAAGTTGCAG AACCAATTCTAAACAATGATATGATGCTCACACAATCTGTGTCTTTACCATTGGAAGAATCTTGCCGTGATACTGGCCAAAAAGATCTGGAAGCCGATGATACTACAGTTTCTGGAGATAAGAATTGTAGGGAAACTGCCATGCCAAGCACCAATA GTGAGGTTTTAAAACTTCATGAGGattccttttcttctcttttgccCAAATCTCAAAATATGTTATGTGCACTGGGAAGTGGAAGTACTTCTGGTGATCCTGGTAAATTGACCTATTCCCCTAATATTATAAAAACTGCTGAGCTTTCTCAGAGCGAAAATAAAAAGGAGGAAATGAACGCGTCCACAGAGGAGGGACTCAACAGGTCCACAGGTCAGAATGCCTCGATTTCGGAGGTCATTGATGTGGATGCCAGCAATGTTTTGTCTATTTCTGGGGGTCCAAAAGGAAACTGCACCTCCAAAGATGGGAGGAGCTTCGGTTTTGAGATTAGTTCATTGGCAGATTCGTCGAGAAAAGACACTGGCAAGAATTCACAACCCTTTCCTTCTATTTCCACTGGCAATGTAACGCCT GTTGTATTGAATTCTCCTTCAACCTCTGGCTTAGGCCAAATGGAGGCCAAGATGTCACAAGATATTTCTTATGGATGTCCACAAGTATCTGAAGGACAGATTACACGTGGCGATTCAAAAAGTACTCATGAGCGTAAAAGTAAGCGACAAGCTGGTAAGGCAACTGGAAAGGAAACTGCTAAAAGAGGAAATCATGCAAAAGAAACAGCTCTTACAAGACAATCAGAAAGAGGGGACAAATCAACAAATGTGTCCCTGAGCCCATCTGCAATTTTCCAGTTTGTGCAATCCAGTGAAATGCAGCACTACGGGCATATAGAAGGCAGTAGTACAAAACCAATTTTTGTTCTTACTGCTTCAACATCTAGTCTGCCGGATTTGAATACTTCAGCTTCACCATCGACAGTGTTTCAACAGCCTTTCACGGACTTACAGCAAGTGCAATTGCGTGCTCAGATCTTTGTTTATGGAGCTTTAAT TCAAGGAACAGTTCCTGAGGAAGCACATATGATATCAGCATTTGGTGGACCTG ATGGTGGAAAGAGCATTTGGGAGAATGCCTGGCGTGCATGCATGGGAAGGCTACATGGTCAAAAGTCTCATCCTATCACTCCTGAAACCCCTCTGCAGTCACGTTCTG GTGTTAGGACTCCTGAACAAGCAATTAAACAAAGTGCACTTCAAAGTAAAGGTATCGGTTCACCTCTTGGTCGAACCAGTAGTAAGGGTATTCCAACAGTTGTAAATTCGATGATACCCCTTTCATCACCACTGTGGAGTATTCCTACCCCTTCTTGTGATGCCCTGCAATCTAGTGTCATGCCAAGAGGTTCAGTCATGGATTATCAGCAGGTACTTACTACATTGCATCCTTATCAAACTCCTCCAGTTAGAAACTTTGTTGGACATAACACTTCGTGGATATCTCAGTTCCCTTTTCGTGGTCCCTGGATGGCTTCTCCACAAACTTCTGCACCTGATGCCAGTACTCGTGTTTCTGTGTTACCTAACACAGAAACAATTAAATCAACTCCTTTAAAGGAATCATCTGTGCTACATTCCTCTGGTATAAAACACATTTCCACTGGTCCAGTGGTTCATAGTGGGGTTCCTACTAGCACTTCCCTGCTTGATCCAAAAGAAGTAACAGTATCACCTGGACAGAATACTAAAGATCCAAAGTCGAGGAGGAGGAAAAAGACTCCAGTGTCTGAGGATCTAGGCCAGATTGTTTTGCAACCTCAATTTCAACCAGAACCAGTTTCTACTCCTGCTCTAACTAGTCATCTGTCTACATCTGTTGGCATTGCAACACCCACAGGCTCTGCTTCTAAGGCCACTTCAGAGAAAATGGTTATATCTCAGTCTCCTATATCATGCACTGATAATCTCAAAAGGGTTGGCGAGGATGTAGAGCAGAGGGCCACTTTGTCAGAGGAGACCCTCAGTAAAGTTAAGGAGGCTAGGTTACAGGCAGAGCATGCTGCTGTTCTCTCTGCTGCTGCTGTTAGTCACAGCCAAGAAATATGGAGTCAGTtggaaaagcaaaaaatttctGGACTGGTGTCAGATGTTGAAGCTAAGTTAGCTTCTGCTGCTGTTGCAATAGCAGCCGCTGCTGCTGTTGCAAAGGCAGCAGCTGCAGCTGCCAATGTTGCATCAAATGCTGCATTGCAAGCAAAGCTAATGGCTGAAGAAGCACTTGTTGCAAATGGTTATGGCAATCCCAGTCAAGGTAATGGGACTTCTCTTCCTGATAGTGTGAATCTTCTTGAAAAGGCAACTCCTGCAGCCATCCTGAAGGGTGAAAATGGAACAAACAGTTCCAATTCAATCATTATAGCTGCTAAGGAGGCTGTTAGAAAGAGGGTTGAAGCTGCTTCAGCTGCCACAAAGAGAGCTGAAAATATGGATGCCATTGTAAAAGCTGCTGAGCTGGCAGCAGAGGCGATATCACAAGCTGGAAAGATTGTTGCTATGGGTGATCCTTTACCGTTAAGAGAGCTGGTAGAAGCTGGGCCAGGGGGTTTTTGGAAAGTATCCAGAGAATCTTTTGAGCTAGTTGCGAAATCAAACGGCACAAATAGAGAACACCTAAACAATGATAGTGTTGGAGGAGGTCCAGATATTTctacaaagaattcaaaagagGGACCAGCAGATAAGAAAGAAACTCAGAATACTAAATATGATAAATCATCTATCCCAACAGAGATGCCGAGGGAGTCAATGGAGGATCAAATGAGATTGGTAGATGGCATTTCAGCTACTGTCACAACTAATGGAAAGGATTCAAGAGGACAAAAGGGCCGAAAAGTTTCTGATTTGGCTAAAACCATTGGTGTGGTTCCTGAATCTGAGATTGGAGCAAGATTTTCCATTACTGTTCGGAATGAGTCTGAAAAGGCTGTAGAAACTTTTAAACAGAACAGCATCAAGGAGGGTTCACTTGTAGAG GTTCTCAAAGATACGGATGGATTTAAAGCAGCCTGGTTCACAGCCAAGGTGTTGAATTTGGAGGATGGAAAAGCATGTGTTTCTTACAATGAACTTCAAGCAGATGATG GGGAGGGACAGCTGAAGGAATGGGTAGCGCTTCAAGGTGAAGGAGACAAGGCACCAAGAATACGTATAGCCCGTCCTGTTACTGCTGTGCGATATGAAGGCACAAGGAAGAGACGCAGAGCGGCTATGGGGGACTATAATTGGTCTGTCGGTGATAGAGTTGATGCATGGATTAGAGACAG cTGGTTGGAAGGGGTTATCACCGAAAAGATCAGTAAAGATGGGACTACATTAACTGTCCAACttccag CTCAAGGAGAAACGTCAGTTGTGAGAGCCTGGGATCTTCGGCCTTCTCTCATTTGGAATGATGGGGAATGGATTGAATTGTCCAATTCGCGAGAACATGACTCCGCTTCTCACGAG GGTGATATGCCACAGGAAAAACGACTCAAGTTGGGCAGTCCAATGGTAGAGGCCAGAGGGAAGGATAAGATGTTGAAAAGCAAGGATGTTGTAGAATCAGGAAAACCTGAAGAATCAAGATTACTGGATTTATCAGCGAATGACAAGATATTTAATATTGGTAAGGATAGCAGAAATGAGAATAAGCCAGATGCCCTCAGAACAATAAGGACTGGTTTGCAGAAGGAAGGATCAAGAGTGATTTTTGGTATTCCTAAGCctggaaagaagagaaaattcatGGAAGTAAGCAAACATTATGTTGCAGATCGAAGCAATAAGATTAATGAAGCAAATGATTCAGTTAAATTTGTGAAATATATGATGCCTCAAGGATCAGGATCCCGTGGATGGAAAAGTAGTTCTAAAGGTGATTTAAAGGAAAAACGAGTCGCTGAAACCAAGCCCAGAGCTTTTAAGTCGGGAAAACAGCAAAGTGTTTCAAGTAGAACTATTCCAGCAAAGGACAACCTTCTGAGTGCAGTTTCTGCTCCCGATGATGGCGCTTTGACAGATCATTTAGCAAAAGTCAAGGATTCTGTAAGTCATTTGGAGAATGCATCAGGAAAGCATAACCAGTCAGAAATTGGATCACTTTCTAGCACTGAGGTAGCTGCAGAGGgcccaattttattttcttcactGGCTCCCTCATCAGACGGATCCTTAAAGAAAGTTTCCACTTCAAATGCCAAATCTGAAAGGGTAAATAAAGGAAAACTTGCACCTGCTGGTGGTGGAAAGTTGGCTAGAATTGAGGAGGACAAAGTTTTTAATGCTAATCCTGCAAAATCAACCTCTGAAGTTGTCGAGCGACGTAGATCTAATCGTAGAATTCAACCAACGTCAAGG CTACTGGAAGGATTGCAAAGCTCATTGATCATCTCGAAGATTCCTTCTGTTTCACATGACAAGGGTTACAAAAGTCAGAATAGGAGTGGTTCTAGAG GGAATAACCATGGCTGA